The following is a genomic window from Platichthys flesus chromosome 13, fPlaFle2.1, whole genome shotgun sequence.
GCAACTGTTGCTATTGTGACACAACTACACAGATATTAACATGAGGCAGAACATGTTTCAGAAACAAGTCTGTACAGTTCCCCCCATGTAAAGGACACACATGCTGAGGAGGTGAGCTCATCTACAGAATACGTGTGTTCATGCCTTAGTACAAATGGTATGCCGctacacatactgtatatagtCAGCTGATAGAGCTGTATTGGCTTATACATAGAGTGGTTTCTGTTACCACATCCTCCACGGTTGAATCTACACCTCATTTCTATAGCCGTACCTAATAAATGGCACCAGTAAACACACTGAGAAGTAGCCCACTCTGCCCTACCCACATTGCCAGGGCCCTATTCTGTCCCGCTTTAATTCAGAAGATGTGACATTGAGAGAAGCATGTGAATTTCTTCTTCTCACCTGAAGGGAGAACGGCCCTGACTGCTGGTATGACCGCTGGCAAAATCTTTTCCTCAACAATGGGAACATCTGGTTTTGAATCGGCGGCCGGATCAGTTGGTAGTTCCTGATTATCTTCTGCATCTACGTCTGTTGCTGGTGTGGCTTCATCAACGTGTCCACTCTAATGGAAATACATGATATAgtatacactgtaaaaaataaattttaaaAGTCTGGCAGCAAAGGTTGCAAAACCACTTACTAATACATACATTCAGCAATATTATGTGTATcttttgtattgtttatatAGAATTCAAtgtgatttaacatttaagacTATAAGGCAGAGGAATTATAAATCTATAATTTTCCAATATATTAATTCATAGATTACAACTTTTATCTGTAATTCTTTGAAATTGATACGATTTTTGCAgtcaatttagatttttttttttaaacagttaaataatacaacaaaGTCCTGTGAATTTGTTTCTCAACATGTATTATCATGAGGAAATTATAGGAAGGCTTCTCAATAGCATAGCAGCTCCTGTCTGACACCTACGTTCAGTTATCATGTATCATGTGTCCCTAACATCACCTTctaacatctactggtagttggcgacctaaattgtgcagaagaccttcaaacgtacaagggatattcaacATCTCGGCCTATATTCTAAACATATTTGAGATGTTACAGTTAGTTTGAGTACAACATAATTGTCAGTAGGTTTAAATAAGATGTTTAATAAGCTACTGACCTCCACCGGAGCAGCTGTCGTATCAGAGCCTTCAGTGgattcctcctcttcgtccGTTGTTGGTGCCTCAGCCTCTGGAACCTTGACCTCTGGATCAGCTTCTGGCTCTGGACAGGAGATGGAACCAGGTATTAGATCCCTGATATGTGTTAATATCATCCGTTTACACAAAGTGTTGTCGCATGGTTGGTTTTACTGCAAGTACTTCTGCTCATAACATCACATGTTAACAAGTCAAATGGAAGGAAAATGTGTCACCTGAATTTCAAGGGACAAATGCATTAAAGAACTATTATATCTTCTCAGTGAAAGATTTGTTTATTCACTGTGGCTGTGCTAAGACTGTGGAAGTGAGGCAATTTCaaagtttatatatttgtgccaacaaccatgtttttctcagtttcatttttgtTAAACTCCTGTTGATTACCTTGTGTTGTTGCAGCTGCCTCAGCCTCTGCGTCTGTTGCTGCAGTTGCCTCTTCTACCTCATCtccagctgaaggagctgcctcTTCAGCATCCtcggctgcaggagctgcaggagctgccgCTTCTGTGTCCTccgctgcaggagctgctggttcAGCGTCCTCAGCTGCATCAGCTGCAGGAGTTGCTGCTTCTGTCTCCTccgctgcaggagctgctggttcAGTGTCCTCAGTggcaggagctgcaggttccTCAGCTCCAGCTTCAGGCTCAGCATCAGACTCAGGGGCGCTCGCCGATGTTGGTATTACCTGTATTCAGCGCAAGATTAGCATCTcttgaaattacattaaattttGCAATATGATATAAGCCAGTTAAACCACATTTCCACAGATGATGCAGCTGTCAGGGGGTTGGAGGTGTTTGGAAGAAGACACAGAGCTGCCGTTACATTTCAAGCCCGTAAACTGACACCACATAAAACCTTCTTTAACGAGCCAAGAACTAACATGAGTCACAGAGTTTTCAGCCAGCTAATATGTGTCATGTTATCAAAAGACCATCCTCAGCATATAGGATTAGATTTTTTCTCCAGATCTCAGGGAGTTTAACCAGATGATAAGCACCTGTAGGGACACACTAAATACTTCAGGTGGTCCAAAGCTGCACAGCGGTTTAGGGGGAGCTGCCGCTAACTTTTCTCAACTGGCCAAAACCCTCTAGCAGCGCTCTTGGCTATGCAATGATTGACGAGAGGACTAGGGCTTAACAAAACCAAGTTTACCATCCATGTTAAAAAgaataacattaacattatGCTTTTGGTTACAAAGTtgttacaaaatgtattttcaaacaGTTAAGTTGTGCAGATATTCCTTGTCctcacctctgctgctgcttcctcaggTTCCGCGTTGACTTCAGGCACTGCTGCAGCATCGGAGGCCGGGATCTCAggagctgcttcctcctctgttggGGGCAGAGAAACGgaacaatgaaaaacataaaataaacaaatgcacgCATCCAGCGAAGCACTGACACCTGAGAAATATCCATTTCCAAAGAgcggagagaaaaataaagagctGCCATGGCAACACAAAATCCAAGGGGAGTTCCTCACATGCTCCTCAAACTTGGCAACATTCTTGAAATTGATTATATTGACCAGTTTGTGTCGTCTGCTCTTTATACACTACTCGACTCTTTAAGTTCAAGTATCATACTGTGAATCGCACCTAAATGAGACACAATAAAACCTAAAGACCGGTTGTGATTAGTTTTTACCGGGGGTTATTTAAAACCCCGTGTCTTAATCCATCTGCTGccatttaaaatcatttgtctAAATGGTCGTCAAGCTGTGGtgcatttaatacatttcattagacacacacacacacacagtgagccaCGCCCCGGCCTGATTGGTGCCTGATGTCAACGCTCCAGCTGCAATTTGGACGACTTCGATTACGTCTGACCCGGCCTCAACATCATATGAGCTCTCGACCTCAGCGCCGGAGTCGCAACTAGGTACTAATGAGAAAATACAACGAGCACATCTTTGTCATTCTGTGTGCGAGGTGGGAAcggcgcgtgtgtgtgtttgagccgGTGCTGTGACATTCCCCGGCCGAACGCGAGAAGCTGAGGCAGCAAACTGGGCTTTCAGCAGCGCCCTGATGCTGGTTCACCGGGGCAGGgccttttttttccaaatgtaaATACCAACTCTTAACTTCAGAGATTCAGCCTTCTGACTCTGAGATGGCTCGAAAAAAGTGGGAGAGAAACCCACGAGTAGGCAGGAAAGATTAAAGAAAGAACACATCAGAAAATAATGAGAGTGATCAGGACTTCTTCAATGTGCTCACTTAAAGTCTACAAGACATcatctttgttgttttggcTGCTGTTCACTGCCAATTCCCATCCCATTTGCCAAGTGAGATTGCATCAGAGTCAGTGAAGCTGAGACAGAAACGGTTTGAACACATCTCGAGCACCTCTATTATCGGGCTGGGGCGGGCGGTGCaggtgacacaaacaaacacacacattcatgtacCAGGGGGAAAATCCATAGGAAGCACACATGTAAGTACAGCTTAACACACCCTACATGCAGACACTCCTCTACGGACCTATAGAACAAAAATAAGGGCTCGTTTTTTCACCCTCTCGCTCCGTGTTTTTAAAGCGAGTGTCACTGCAGCACCTTAGCGTCCAAGATAAACCTAATGAATCTGTGCCCTCTGTGATTTACTTCAAGTTCAAAGAGACTAATGAGCAGGACTTcatgtgtgactttgtgtgcaGGGTGTTTCCACTGTCTTTACGACCTCCTTGGAAATCTCTGTCTGGATCAAAGATGTACCGTGGCACGCCAGTCAGGGGCAATGAGCTGGAAATAAGTGTAGACGCCAGCTGATGTGTCTTGTCAGTGGACTGCAAACTTATGATAAGACGCAAAAAGTTAAAcaacaaactgcacaaactGTGAAAAAGTGGCAGTTAACCTTTGTGGCTTTGTCAGACTCTTGTGTGTGCGGTGCGTGTCTGGGTCACGCCTATATGTCTTTACTGGCAGTCAATGTGGAAATGAGTGGGCATGTTCCTTGCATGTCATTGTGCTTCCATGCACATGTTTGTGCGAGGTATGCAGCTCTCgtgtaacctgtgtgtgtgtgtgtgtgagtgtgtgtgtggggggagggggggggggggcgtgtgaGAGATACTGCCCCCATAGAAACTCTTGCTTTGAGTTGCCACTCCATAGGACATTCTGTTCCCATCTATCAGTTTGCCACTTCCTTCTCTAACAACCTCCGCTACAGAacatacaacccccccccaccctcccccaaacacacacacacacacacacacacatgcaaggcaaaaatgaaaatatcagaaaacaACTTCTCCTTTCAGCCCAAACTTATTTgtgttgaaacacacacacacacgtacacacaagtTAACTTGATGTGCGCACAACTTCAGTTTCGCTCTCACACTCTGACTAAGTGGTGTCCTGTTTTGCGTTAGCGCGGCAGTGAAACAACTGGTTGCACATCAAAACGtctccctcctctgccctcctccccctttcctctccttcttgtCTTAAAAATCTCCCTCCtatctttcctctctctctctctctctctctctctctctctttttctaccCAAACTCAATCTGTTTCTCTGCCACTGCTTTCCCTTGAGGCTAATGAGTCATCCGTGCGCCTTTGACATGGCTGCACGCAATTGCATGGGACCGTACAGCATGTGCAG
Proteins encoded in this region:
- the si:ch211-39i22.1 gene encoding cytochrome c1 isoform X2, yielding MMSYLWILLLGSLLATSAKAQEEEAAPEIPASDAAAVPEVNAEPEEAAAEVIPTSASAPESDAEPEAGAEEPAAPATEDTEPAAPAAEETEAATPAADAAEDAEPAAPAAEDTEAAAPAAPAAEDAEEAAPSAGDEVEEATAATDAEAEAAATTQEPEADPEVKVPEAEAPTTDEEEESTEGSDTTAAPVESGHVDEATPATDVDAEDNQELPTDPAADSKPDVPIVEEKILPAVIPAVRAVLPSDNEATKAKAAPVAAQEDADKPHAAEASSGSLAGILCGLAAAAVGSVVGFITYKKKKLCFSNRQEADPEAGRKVDTAEANSDPQVLSNLLNSS
- the si:ch211-39i22.1 gene encoding uncharacterized protein si:ch211-39i22.1 isoform X1, giving the protein MMSYLWILLLGSLLATSAKAQEEEAAPEIPASDAAAVPEVNAEPEEAAAEVIPTSASAPESDAEPEAGAEEPAAPATEDTEPAAPAAEETEAATPAADAAEDAEPAAPAAEDTEAAAPAAPAAEDAEEAAPSAGDEVEEATAATDAEAEAAATTQEPEADPEVKVPEAEAPTTDEEEESTEGSDTTAAPVESGHVDEATPATDVDAEDNQELPTDPAADSKPDVPIVEEKILPAVIPAVRAVLPSADNEATKAKAAPVAAQEDADKPHAAEASSGSLAGILCGLAAAAVGSVVGFITYKKKKLCFSNRQEADPEAGRKVDTAEANSDPQVLSNLLNSS